CTGCTTTTTCTTTCCTTCTCTCTTCGCCTTGCGGTCCTCAATGGACTCTATGGCCTTGACCTGGGTACCCTTGTAATATCCGCAATAAGGGCACACATGATGCGGTTTTTTCGTCTTTCCACACTGGGGACATTCCGTACCTGAAGGCGCGGTCGCCTTATAATGAGTACGGCGCTTACGTCCTCTTTCCTTTGAATGTCTATGTTTTACTTTTGGCATTTTTTATCTCCTCCTTTGATCTTGTCCAATAAAGTACTGGCTATGGTTTTGACCCCGGTGAGTATCTTATGTATAGCCCCCGTGTCGGGTTGTTCTTTTTTCATCTGTTCTACGACTATCCTGTAAGCGTCCCTGGCTATCAGGAGTTCTTCATTCGTTCCTATCGTCAAAAATTCCGTCTTCTGGCCCAGAAGCGGCCTCAGGTCCCTCTTGAGCTCTTCTTTTATCGCGGGTACGTTCTCCCCTATACCCGCGGTGAAAACAACAGCGTCCACCCTGCCTAGCACGGCGGCATACGCGCCTATGTATTTCCTTATACGGTAGACGAATATATCATACGCGAGCTTGGCCCTGGGATCACCTTTCTCCATGGCTCCCAGTATATCCCTCATATCGTTACTTACTCCTGAGACACCCATAAGCCCGCTTTTCTTGTTCAGGAGGTCTTCCATGGCTTCCGGATCAAGGCCCTCTTTCTTCATAAGGAACGTGATGAGCGCGGGGTCCAGGTCCCCGGACCTTGTCCCCATGAGAAGCCCTTCCAGCGGGGTAAGCCCCATGGAAGTATCCACGCTCTTACCCTTTTCCACAGCGGCCATGCTGCACCCGTTACCAAGATGCACGGTGATTATATTCAGCTCGGTTATGGGGCGCGCCAATATCTCGGCGGCCTTTCCGGCAACATACCTGTGGCTGGTGCCGTGAAAACCGTATTTCCTGACCCCGTATTTTTCATAGAACTCATATGGTATACCGTACGTGTACGCCTTTTCCGCCATCGAATGATGGAACGCCGTATCAAAAACAGCTACCTGATGCACCTCCGGGAATATCGCCTGGCAGCTTTTAAGGCCTTGTATGGCCGAAGGGTTATGCAGCGGCGCCAGAACGCAGCATTTTTCTATCCCGGCCATCACTTCATCGTTGACCAAGGTGCTGTCGCTGAATTTCTCTCCCCCATGCACGACCCTGTGCCCTACGCCTCCCACTTCGCTGACATCGGAAAGGATACCTTTCTCCGGATGCGTTATCGCGCCACGTATTATCTCTATGGCCCTGTGGTGATCAGGGCACTCAACACGCTCCTCTATCTTCTCCTTCCCGTGGCAGCAGTATCGGAGCTCCGCGGAACTGTCCCCTATCCTTTCGACCACTCCCTTACAAAGGTCGGAAAAGTCCCTTTCGGCGTCAAAAAGATCGAACTTCACGGATGACGAACCACAATTTATTACAAGTACCAGCATGACCTAATATTCCCTTCGGCTCACTTTCCCTGCATCCTTACCGCCGTTACCACCGCCGCGTCAACGACATCATCCCAGCTGCATCCGCGCGACAGATCACTACACGGCTTGTCCATACCCTGGATTATCGGTCCGATGGCCTTGGCTCCGGCAAGCCGCTCGGTAAGTTTATACGCTATATTACCGGCGTCCAGCGATGGGAAGATCAATACATTCGCTTTACCCGCCACCGGGCTGCCCTTACATTTCTTTTCCGCCACGGAAGGAACTATCGCCGCGTCGAGCTGGAGCTCCCCGTCGACCAGCATGGACGGGCGCTTTTCCTTGACCTTCCCCAAAGCCGCCCTCACGAGGTCCACGGACTCGCCTTCCGCGCTACCCTTAGTGGAAAAACTGAGAAGAGCCACCCTGGGCTCCACGTCGAAAAGTTTATTGAAAAGATCGCTTGTCGCTATGGCTATACCGGCAAGCTGCCTTGAATTCGGGTAAGGGATTATACCGCAGTCGGCATATATAAAAAGCCCGTTCTCTCCGAACGGGCTGTCTTCCAATTCAATCACGAAAGAGCTGCATACAGTGCCTATTTCCCTGTCAAGGGACAAACATTGTATGGAGGCCCTGGCTACATCCGCCGTGGTGTGCGAGGCTCCCGACACGAACCCGTCGGCCCGGCCGAGCCTGGCCATCATGGCCCCGTAAAAAACGAAGTTGCCCATAAGAAGTTTTTCGGCATCTTCCCTGGTAACGCCTTTTCTCTCTCTCAGCTTGAAATACAGGTCTATTATCTCTTCTCTCGCGGGATCAGTAGCGGGATCAAGAAGAGCGACCCCCCCCAGATCTATCGAAAGTTTCTTGGCCATACCGCGGATATCGTCCTCTTTGCCGAGCACGGTAACGTCCGTTATCTTTTCTTTCGCCATGTAAGAAGCGGCACGCAGCACCCTTTCGTCCTCTCCTTCGGGCAGGACTATCTTCCTTATCTCCTTTTTCGCCTTTTCCCTGAGAGCTAAGAGTCTTTTCATATTTCCATCTTTTCCTTCAGTTTTATTTCCACGTTCTTCGGGACAAAACTCGAAACGTCCGCCCCGAGCCGCGCCACTTCCTTGATAAGCTTACTGGACAGGTATGAATACGACTCGTTCGGCATCATGAACACGGTCTCTATATCCGGCGCCAGTTTCCTGTTCGTTAGCGCCATCTGGAACTCATATTCAAAATCCGATATCATCCTGAGCCCGCGCACCACGACCTTCGCGGACCTCAAAGCCGCGTATTTGACCACCAACCCGTCAAAATCCTCCACAGTGACATTCTCATAGGCGGAGACCGCGTTTCTAAGCATATCCATACGTTCAGTGACGGTAAAAAGCGGTTTTTTATCCCGTGAATGCGCTACGGCCACATATACTTTGTCATATATGGAGCTGACCCTCTTAACGACGTCAATATGACCGTACGTTACTGGATCGAAAGTACCCGGATATACAGCTATCCTGTTCATGATTGGTCTCTAAGAAAAAAAGACACCCTGGTTCCGCCGTAAGTCTTTTGTTTTAAAATAGAAATGCCCCCACAGACATCAGGGACATCCTCCGCCACGTCATGTTCTAATATTAGTATTCCAGAAGGCATTAATATATCATATTGATTTATCATTAGCAAGGTTTTTCTGGCCAAATTTTTGTTATATGGCGGGTCGGCGAAGATGATGTTGTAACGCTCTTCCCGACCGGCCATTTTCATGATAACCGACTCAGCATCCGCGCTTAAAATACCTGTTTTATCTTTTACATCCAAATTACCGGCATTGTCTTTAATGACCAACGAGCATCTGGGGTCCGATTCCACAAAAACGGCTTTTTGCGCCCCTCTTGAGATCGCCTCGAACCCATATGCGCCACTACCGGCGAAAAGATCCAGCACAATAGATCCCGGGACATCGCTGGCGATCACGTTGAAGACCGCTTCGCGTATCCGGTCCTTCGTTGGCCGGACCGAACCGAGTACTGGACGTTTTATCCTTCGCCCCCTGAACTCCCCTCCGACTATGCGAAGGTATCCTTCCTCGCGCATGCATTCCCCCTCTGTCGCGAAATTATGAACATCTAGCGTTATACCCGCGTGACCATATCGCGAAGGTCCGGTCAATTAATTCTTTCCTGTGAGGCCGGACCCTTGATCACCGAAGAGAACCTGAGCATGACATTCTCTTTTATGACAGCGTTCCTGGGGTCGGCAAGACCCGGGTCTTCCGCTACCACCTCGAACGCTTCCCTCCGAGCCTCTTCCATTATGGAAAAATCCTTCGATATATCACCGAACCTGAGTTCAGGAAGACCGCTTTGCCTTGTCCCGAAGAACTCTCCCGGACCGCGTATGTCCAGGTCTTTTTCGGCTATGCTGAAACCATCATCCGTCGACGTCATGGCGGCTACGCGCTCCCCTGACGCGTCGGTCCTGGTGTCCCCCATAAGTATGCAGAACGAGTCGTGCTTACCGCGTCCTATCCTCCCCCTGAGCTGGTGCAGTTGCGCGAGCCCGTAATTCTCGGCATTCTCTATCAGCATCACTGTGGCGTTCGGAACGTCTATCCCCACTTCGATAACGGTCGTAGCGACCAGGACGTCGTACTTTCCCGCCTTGAATTCCCTCATCACTCTTTCCTTCTCGCCCGAAGCCATCCTTCCATGTACCATCGCCAGGCGCAAACCGCTCAACGCCCCGCGGGAAAGCTCCTCGAACATTTTTTCCGCCGAGCGTTTATCTTCATTTTCCGACGCCTTGATCCGGGGATAGACAACATACGCCTGCCGCCCGGCGGCGACCTCCTCGCGTATGAACTCGTAGACCTTTCCACGCCGGTCCTCTTCCACCCAGTACGTAACGACATCCTGCCGTCCGGCCGGTTTTTCCTTAAGAGTCGATACGTCCATGTCCCCGAAAAGCGAAAGCACCAGGCTCCGCGGAATAGGCGTCGCCGTCATAAAAAGCATATCCGGGGTTTTCCCCTTTTTGCGCAGGGACTTTCTCTGCATCACGCCGAATTTATGCTGTTCGTCCACGACCGCGAGCGCCAGGTCCCTGAACTCCACACCTTCCTGTATGAGCGAATGTGTCCCAACGACGAGGTCCGCTTCCCCGGACCTTATCTCCTTCTCGACGCTCTCCCTGTCCTTATTGTCCATGCCGCTCACAAGAAGCCTTACGTTCATACCCATAGGCATGAATATCTGGCTCATGGACACATAATGCTGGCGCGCAAGTATCTCCGTAGGAGCCATAACGGCGGCCTGATGCCCCCCGGCGGCACAAAGATACGCGGCGTACATGGCGACGACCGTTTTCCCGCTCCCGACATCCCCCT
Above is a genomic segment from Candidatus Omnitrophota bacterium containing:
- the rpmF gene encoding 50S ribosomal protein L32 gives rise to the protein MPKVKHRHSKERGRKRRTHYKATAPSGTECPQCGKTKKPHHVCPYCGYYKGTQVKAIESIEDRKAKREGKKKQ
- a CDS encoding acetate kinase yields the protein MLVLVINCGSSSVKFDLFDAERDFSDLCKGVVERIGDSSAELRYCCHGKEKIEERVECPDHHRAIEIIRGAITHPEKGILSDVSEVGGVGHRVVHGGEKFSDSTLVNDEVMAGIEKCCVLAPLHNPSAIQGLKSCQAIFPEVHQVAVFDTAFHHSMAEKAYTYGIPYEFYEKYGVRKYGFHGTSHRYVAGKAAEILARPITELNIITVHLGNGCSMAAVEKGKSVDTSMGLTPLEGLLMGTRSGDLDPALITFLMKKEGLDPEAMEDLLNKKSGLMGVSGVSNDMRDILGAMEKGDPRAKLAYDIFVYRIRKYIGAYAAVLGRVDAVVFTAGIGENVPAIKEELKRDLRPLLGQKTEFLTIGTNEELLIARDAYRIVVEQMKKEQPDTGAIHKILTGVKTIASTLLDKIKGGDKKCQK
- the pta gene encoding phosphate acetyltransferase, yielding MKRLLALREKAKKEIRKIVLPEGEDERVLRAASYMAKEKITDVTVLGKEDDIRGMAKKLSIDLGGVALLDPATDPAREEIIDLYFKLRERKGVTREDAEKLLMGNFVFYGAMMARLGRADGFVSGASHTTADVARASIQCLSLDREIGTVCSSFVIELEDSPFGENGLFIYADCGIIPYPNSRQLAGIAIATSDLFNKLFDVEPRVALLSFSTKGSAEGESVDLVRAALGKVKEKRPSMLVDGELQLDAAIVPSVAEKKCKGSPVAGKANVLIFPSLDAGNIAYKLTERLAGAKAIGPIIQGMDKPCSDLSRGCSWDDVVDAAVVTAVRMQGK
- the coaD gene encoding pantetheine-phosphate adenylyltransferase; the protein is MNRIAVYPGTFDPVTYGHIDVVKRVSSIYDKVYVAVAHSRDKKPLFTVTERMDMLRNAVSAYENVTVEDFDGLVVKYAALRSAKVVVRGLRMISDFEYEFQMALTNRKLAPDIETVFMMPNESYSYLSSKLIKEVARLGADVSSFVPKNVEIKLKEKMEI
- the rsmD gene encoding 16S rRNA (guanine(966)-N(2))-methyltransferase RsmD, which codes for MREEGYLRIVGGEFRGRRIKRPVLGSVRPTKDRIREAVFNVIASDVPGSIVLDLFAGSGAYGFEAISRGAQKAVFVESDPRCSLVIKDNAGNLDVKDKTGILSADAESVIMKMAGREERYNIIFADPPYNKNLARKTLLMINQYDILMPSGILILEHDVAEDVPDVCGGISILKQKTYGGTRVSFFLRDQS
- the recG gene encoding ATP-dependent DNA helicase RecG → MQEKNPPKNIPVRFIKGVGPQRAVVLNKAGIRTVEDLFNYLPRRYEDRSRIVPVKDVVVGEYNTVTGKVLKKSVFTAKTGTRIFEIAVGDGSNRVFAVWYNQPYMQKVFQPGQRVVLYGKCEVQRRLQIVHPAYEILEADEVKKDSLDIGRIVPVYPLSGDLTQKYLRKIIYGAIHGHLPGIVESLPARVITRGKLVDLRFAVENIHFPYSMDNLERAYRRFVFEEFFTLQVAMALKRRAFKSNGIRHEVEAGRVESFSRALPFELTDSQKKCVKEIENDMSSGTPMYRLLQGDVGSGKTVVAMYAAYLCAAGGHQAAVMAPTEILARQHYVSMSQIFMPMGMNVRLLVSGMDNKDRESVEKEIRSGEADLVVGTHSLIQEGVEFRDLALAVVDEQHKFGVMQRKSLRKKGKTPDMLFMTATPIPRSLVLSLFGDMDVSTLKEKPAGRQDVVTYWVEEDRRGKVYEFIREEVAAGRQAYVVYPRIKASENEDKRSAEKMFEELSRGALSGLRLAMVHGRMASGEKERVMREFKAGKYDVLVATTVIEVGIDVPNATVMLIENAENYGLAQLHQLRGRIGRGKHDSFCILMGDTRTDASGERVAAMTSTDDGFSIAEKDLDIRGPGEFFGTRQSGLPELRFGDISKDFSIMEEARREAFEVVAEDPGLADPRNAVIKENVMLRFSSVIKGPASQERIN